A single Anopheles arabiensis isolate DONGOLA chromosome 2, AaraD3, whole genome shotgun sequence DNA region contains:
- the LOC120895967 gene encoding integrator complex subunit 6 homolog, which produces MDAQIKTEAIEDSIDAIDTSMQYLIDEADSYLRAIHSRRQSLNSNITSFDRASTSWDSTGNNSSTLADSTGSHSMGISGSAFADSTGRDSTSSYSSALTDSIDSDGTGITGSAYAGSTASEETNESIPPTDNIPTASSVPSVDNNNSNSSSTESAGSDSTVLYSLDETMPRAPRTISPITIGDDSIAGDVIAVEDVATAERVPRRRRRAQQLAEPYPRSNISIIDLSDVPIGTPPAARQPLSLGRSASVVIISSSDEENEGEQPPPPRRRINVTQNATNTLIQIGNVSIDLNAPDPSSVVELTLSGSQNDRYLFDSTGIQQRIEHNYTRDFGDVDARSAFQVRPARRVPPRTRLSSHAPAPAPAPVPSPRRAAPAAAVATNAQPNDNPSTGKDIICPICYESLADRPVLSTICGHLFCADCIKRAQQLTKQCPMCKRRLWKASQMHPIYFTVS; this is translated from the coding sequence ATGGATGCCCAAATAAAAACGGAAGCGATCGAAGACAGCATCGACGCGATTGACACGAGCATGCAGTACCTGATCGATGAAGCCGACTCATACCTCAGAGCTATCCACAGCCGGCGGCAAAGCTTAAACAGCAACATTACAAGCTTCGACAGGGCCAGCACCAGTTGGGACAGTAcgggcaacaacagcagcaccctAGCGGACAGCACCGGTTCGCACAGTATGGGCATCAGCGGCAGTGCCTTCGCGGACAGCACCGGTCGGGACAGTACAAGCAGCTACAGCAGCGCCCTAACGGACAGCATCGATTCCGACGGTACGGGCATCACCGGCAGCGCCTACGCGGGCAGCACCGCTTCGGAGGAAACAAACGAAAGCATTCCACCAACAGACAACATACCCACAGCATCATCCGTACCGTCAGTGgataataataacagcaacagcagcagcaccgagaGCGCTGGAAGTGATTCCACCGTACTGTACAGCCTAGACGAAACGATGCCAAGAGCGCCAAGAACAATTTCCCCCATCACCATCGGGGACGATTCCATCGCGGGGGACGTCATTGCGGTGGAGGATGTCGCTACAGCCGAAAGAGTACCGCGCCGGCGACGCCGAGCTCAGCAGCTGGCCGAGCCCTATCCTCGATCGAACATTTCCATCATCGATCTGTCGGATGTACCCATCGGAACACCGCCCGCAGCACGACAGCCATTATCGCTTGGCCGATCGGCATCGGTGGTTATCATATCGTCATCGGACGAGGAAAACGAAGGCGAgcaaccgccaccaccacgtcGGCGCATCAATGTGACACAAAACGCCACCAACACGCTCATACAGATCGGCAATGTTAGCATCGATTTGAACGCGCCGGATCCCTCCTCCGTTGTGGAGCTAACGCTATCCGGTTCGCAGAACGACAGATACTTGTTCGATTCTACCGGCATTCAGCAGCGCATTGAACACAACTATACCCGCGACTTTGGAGATGTTGACGCCCGTTCTGCTTTCCAAGTGCGGCCAGCTCGTCGAGTACCACCACGGACACGATTATCATCACacgcaccggcaccggcaccagcaccagtaCCCTCACCAAGACGAGCAGCACCAGCGGCGGCAGTAGCTACTAATGCACAACCAAACGATAATCCCAGCACGGGCAAGGATATCATCTGCCCGATCTGCTACGAATCGTTGGCGGACCGGCCGGTCCTGTCAACGATCTGTGGCCATCTGTTCTGTGCCGACTGCATCAAGCGTGCCCAGCAGCTAACCAAACAATGCCCGATGTGTAAGAGAAGACTGTGGAAAGCTTCGCAAATGCATCCTATCTATTTTACTGTCTCCTAG